The following coding sequences are from one Panthera leo isolate Ple1 chromosome E1, P.leo_Ple1_pat1.1, whole genome shotgun sequence window:
- the CACNG5 gene encoding voltage-dependent calcium channel gamma-5 subunit, whose protein sequence is MSGCGRKALTLLSSVFAVCGLGLLGIAVSTDYWLYLEEGVVLPQNQSMEIKMSLHSGLWRVCFLAGEERGRCFTIEYVMPMNTQLTSESTVNVLKMIRSATPFPLVSLFFMFIGFILSNIGHIRPHRTILAFVSGIFFILSGLSLVVGLVLYISSINDEMLNRTRDTETYFNYKYGWSFAFAAISFLLTESAGVMSVYLFMKRYTAEDMYRPHPGFYRPRLSNCSDYSGQFLHPDAWVRGRSPSDISSDASLQMNSNYPALLKCPDYDQMSSSPC, encoded by the exons ATGAGTGGCTGCGGGAGGAAGGCCCTGACCCTGCTGAGCAGCGTCTTTGCTGTCTGTGGCCTGGGTCTCCTGGGCATTGCGGTCAGCACTGACTACTGGCTGTACCTGGAGGAGGGCGTGGTCCTGCCCCAGAACCAGAGCATGGAGATCAAGATGTCCCTGCACTCCGGCCTCTGGCGTGTCTGCTTCCTCGCAG GTGAGGAGCGGGGCCGCTGCTTCACCATAGAGTATGTGATGCCCATGAACACCCAGCTGACATCAGAGTCCACCGTCAATGTTTTAA AAATGATTCGTTCGGCCACACCATTCCCTCTGGTCAGCCTCTTCTTCATGTTCATTGGGTTTATCCTGAGCAACATCGGACACATCCGTCCCCATAGGACTATACTGGCCTTTGTCTCCGGCatcttttttattctctcag GCCTCTCTCTGGTGGTGGGCCTGGTGCTGTACATCTCCAGCATCAACGATGAGATGCTCAACAGGACCAGGGACACGGAGACCTATTTCAACTACAAGTATGGGTGGTCGTTTGCCTTTGCTGCCATCTCTTTCCTTTTGACAGAG AGCGCTGGGGTGATGTCCGTGTACCTGTTCATGAAGAGGTACACCGCCGAGGACATGTACAGGCCTCACCCCGGCTTCTACCGTCCCCGTCTGAGCAACTGCTCCGATTACTCAGGCCAGTTCCTGCACCCGGACGCCTGGGTCCGGGGCCGCAGCCCGTCTGACATCTCCAGCGACGCCTCCCTGCAGATGAACAGCAACTACCCAGCCTTGCTCAAGTGCCCCGACTATGACCAGATGTCATCCTCTCCCTGCTGA